CTCCTGCTGCTTCAAAAATGTTAGCTGAAAAAGGAATTGATGCAAGAGATGTAAAAGGAACAGGAAGAGATGGCAGAATAACAAAAGAAGATGCTCAAAATGCCCAAAAATCATCTTCTACATCTGCTCCTTCTCAACCAAAAGCTCCTGCATCTTCTAAGAAAGATGATAAAGCACCATCAAGTGCTGAAACACAAGGCGACCGTAGTACGAATGTAGAACGTATGTCTTCGCTTCGCAAAACAATTGCCAAACGTTTGGTAGCTGCAAAAAATCAAACAGCAATGCTTACTACTTTTAATGAAGTAGATATGTCGGCTGTTATGGAAATGCGTAAAAAATACAAAGATAAATTTAAGGAAACGCATGAAGTAGGTTTAGGATTTATGTCTTTCTTTACAAAAGCTGTAACGATGGCACTTATGGAAATTCCTGGGGTAAATGCTCAAATTACAGGTGATAATAATGATGAGATATTATATCATAATTATGCTGACGTTTCGATTGCAGTTTCTTCTCCTCGTGGTTTGGTTGTTCCTGTTATTCGTAATGCAGAACAGCTTTCTTTTGCAGGTGTAGAAAAAGAAGTGGTTCGTTTGGCTGTAAAGGCTAGAGATGGAAAACTTACTATAGACGAAATGTCTGGTGGAACATTTACTATCACAAATGGTGGTATTTTTGGCTCAATGCTTTCTACTCCAATCATTAATGCTCCTCAATCAGCTATTTTAGGACTTCATAATATTGTTGAGCGTCCTGTTGCGATTGATGGAAAAGTAGAAATTCGTCCAATTATGTATATCGCTCTTTCTTATGACCACAGAATCGTAGATGGAAAAGAATCTGTAACTTTCCTTTACAGAATCAAAGAATTGATTGAAGATCCTTCAAGATTACTTTTGGGAGTTTAGATTTTGTAATGATGTCGTTGGTGAGACACCAACAACGGCAATAGAGTTATGAAAAAGCCTTTACAATCATTTTGTAAAGGCTTTTTTGTTGAAATTTACTGAGATTTATGATGAGAATTTATTTTATAGGTAGTTCTACAAAGAAAGTCGTACCTGTATTTTCACCTATATTTTCGGTTTCGAACCAAATTTTGCCGTCATGCTTTTCAATGATTTTTCTGACAATATTAAGTCCTAATCCACTTCCTTCTCCTACTGGTTTGGTAGTAAAGAAAGCATCAAATATTTTTTGTTTGACTTCATCTGGCACTCCTTTTCCTGTATCTCTTACTGAAACAAGAATTTTATTTTCCTGCTTTTTGGTAGTCATATATATTTTGCCTTTCTTATTCTTGCTAGTATCTATGGCTTGAATAGCATTATGAAGCAAGTTTGTCCAAACTTGTGCTAGTTCGTCTTCATAGGCATTTATTAAAGGCAAATCTTCCATTTCTCTAATTACCTCAATTCCATATTTGAGTTTATTTTGATATAAAATCAATGTATTTTCTAAGCTTTCATTAATACTAGTAGGTTTCTTTTCTCCTGTATGATCTTGACGAGAAAAATTTTTGAGAGTAATAATAATTTTTGAAGCTTTTTCAGTTGCAATTCTGACAGTTGTATTACTTTTCATAATTGTAGATATTTCATAGATGGAATGAAAAAATTCTACAGCCTTAGGTAATTCTAAAAAGGGTTCATAGAGTTCTGTGTATTCGTTCAATCCTGTATCAACTAAAATATCAGCAATTCTATCAGCTTGATAAATATTTCTATCTTCAAATTCAGCAATTAATTTGTATTTTATAGCTCTTTTTTCTCTAGAAGAATAAAGTTTGTTTGTCTCCATTGATTTTTCTACCAAAATATTAAAACCTTCTAATTGTTGCTCAGTAAGTGTTTTTATTATTTTAGGTAAGTTAGATAATGAATCTTTAAGTAATTTGAAAATAGTTCCTGCTGAGGAGTGAATTGCGCCTAAAGGTGTATTTATTTCATGAGCAATACTAGCAACAAGTTGCCCTAGTGTTGTCATTTTTTCATTATGAATAAGCTGTGATTGAGTTTCTCTTAGTTCGTTTAGTGTTTCTTGAAGTTCTTGGTTCTGCTTTTGTATTTTAAGTTCGGTTTGTTTTAGTTGATCAATATTTTGCATAATTCCAGTCCATAAAATACTTCCATCATCCATACGTGTTGGTTTGGAGGTAGCATGTATCCAAACTTCTTTTTCATTTTTGATTAGGCGAAGTTCGGATTCCCATTTTTGCATGGTATCAGCCGATTTTTTTCCTGAAGATTGAAAGCCTAACAAATCTTCAGGGTGTATAGATTCAAAAATATCATTAGATGAGTTATTTTGCATTTCTTGAGGTGTAACTCCCAAAACAAATTCTGAGCCTTTACTAACTAAGGGAAAAGAAATATACCCTTCTTTATCTCTCTTAAACTGATAAATCATGGCAGGAACAGCATCAAAAATCTGTTCTAACTGTTGTTTTTGTGTTTCTAAATCTTTCTGTAAGTGATACATTTCTCTGATTCCTTTTCTGAGTTCTTGCTCAGATTTAGCTAAATCTTGATTTTGTTCTTCAATAATGTTTTCATGTTCTTTTTGTCTAGTAATATCTTGAGTAACTCCCCATACTGATATAGGATTACCTTCTTTATCTTTGACTAGGGTAGCTTTTGCTTCGTGATAACGTATTTTTCCTTCAATAGGTACTGTTCTATATATAGCATGATATTGTGGAATTTTCTGTGTTATCAAATCTATAATCATTTGATTGACTCGTTCAAGGTCTCCTTTATGAATTCTTAGGGAAGTGATTTCAGTATCTATTTTTGTATCTACGTTAATACCAAATAGTTTTCTAGTTTGTTTGTCCCAGTAGGGTTGATTAGTAACTAAATCTATTTCCCACAATCCAATATCAGTTTTTTCTAAGGTTGTAGTAAGTTTGTTTTGTGCAATTTGAGTTTCTTTTTTTGCTATTTCTAATTCTTCTACTTTTTGTTGAATTTTAACTTCTGCTTGTTTTTCTTTAGTAATATCTTGAGTA
This is a stretch of genomic DNA from Bernardetia sp. MNP-M8. It encodes these proteins:
- the odhB gene encoding 2-oxoglutarate dehydrogenase complex dihydrolipoyllysine-residue succinyltransferase; translation: MAKEMKIPTVGESITEVVIANWLVEDGDHVEMDDLICELESDKATFEVPAEADGIIRFKAEAGDTLEIGALLCVIEEGENGSETKEETKSETKETPKQDTAKAETFIMKIPTVGESISEVVLANWLVEDGEEVELDDPICELESDKANFEVPAEKAGKVFHMVEAGSTLAIGDDFAKIEMGGSGSSSSSSKETTSASNAPNSDMYSSEDSGYAKGHASPAASKMLAEKGIDARDVKGTGRDGRITKEDAQNAQKSSSTSAPSQPKAPASSKKDDKAPSSAETQGDRSTNVERMSSLRKTIAKRLVAAKNQTAMLTTFNEVDMSAVMEMRKKYKDKFKETHEVGLGFMSFFTKAVTMALMEIPGVNAQITGDNNDEILYHNYADVSIAVSSPRGLVVPVIRNAEQLSFAGVEKEVVRLAVKARDGKLTIDEMSGGTFTITNGGIFGSMLSTPIINAPQSAILGLHNIVERPVAIDGKVEIRPIMYIALSYDHRIVDGKESVTFLYRIKELIEDPSRLLLGV